TTGTGAGAGGATCTGATATGCAATGTCCGGGTGGCAGATCTCAAATATCTTCATCTTTTCTACATCATGGCCGAAATTTGCCAGTGTTGCCTGCATGTTGTGGACTGCCGGGATCGTCCACCCCTTTTGCCTTACTGTTGTTTCAATGAGTTCAACGGCATCTTCGAAGTTATGGGACACCTGTTTTTCTTTCAGCATCATCGATTGTCCCGAAGAGACCATGATCAGTATGATGAGAATTATCCCTGCAGCAACTCCGGCCAGGGCGGGTATGATAACTTTAGTGTTCATCTTGCTTGTTGTTTGTGTTGTACATTGTTATTCATTAACAAAGTTTTGATTTTATTGTTCGGGGTGCTATATTTATAGGCAAACCATAAACTGCCTGCCATGCCAAAGATCACCTGTCCGCGCTGCACCGGCGAAACCGCCTCGCAGGAAGTGCGGTGCAGTAACTGCGGATACCACATCAGTCCCGAAGAGCTTGCCGATATCAAAAAGTACAACCAGCTTAAGGTGGTTGGCCGGGTGGCATTCCTGGCGCTTATCGGACTATCGGCAATAATTCTTTTCCTGACGTACATGCCTGACCCCGCCCTGGAGGAGCGGTCTGTGGCCGAAAGGGCGATGGAAAGGCGGGAAGCGGAGGAGGCCGGTCAGGATGCCATGGCTGAAGAGACTGATCCGGCTGCATTGGCTGAAGAGGCTGGTCCGGCCAGCGTGGCTGAGGGTCATTATGACAGGGGTATGGAACTGATGGGAAGTCGTGACTACGAAGCTGCTGCCGGGGAGTTTTCAAAGGTGCTGGAGATTGACAGCCTGCACACCGGGGCGCTTATGCAGAGGGCAGGTGCCCGCGGAAATATGAATGATTTTGATGGTGCGGTAAGTGACCTCGACAGGCTGACGGCTGTCGATCCTGATCACTTCGATGCTCATCTTACAAGGGGTTACATATTTCTCCTCAATGAAGAGTACCAGGGGGCCCTTGATGATTTCAACATTGCAGTGAGGTTGAATCCCGGCAACGCGGAGGCATGGTACCTCCGTGGCAGGGTTTGGACTTTTCTTGAAGATGATGAGGGGGCGATCAGCGATTACAACCGCGCCCTGGACCTGAATCCTGAATATGATGAGCCCTGGCTCTACAGGGGCATCGGGAAATTCAGGCTGGGAGATACGGAAGGGGCTTGCGCCGACTGGCACAGGGCACTGGAGCTGGGCCATGAACTGGCACAGAGGCTTATTGACGATATGTGCGGGGAGTAGGCCGTAGCCGTTATTTCGATGACTTTTCAAATATTCCTCTGTATGGCATCTGCAGGCTTCCGGGAAATTTGATTTGTTTCTGAAACGCAGTATTTTTGCTGAATTACAGAAATGGATTAAGATACAATCCTGTTTTTGCGAATAAATATCATTGATGAGAAAAATTATTTCCGTTGTCGGCGCGAGGCCGAATTTTATCAAGATAGCGCCCGTTCATAAGGCTTTTCAGAAGTCCGGCGCCGGTGTGCAGCACATGATTTGCCACACGGGACAGCATTTTGACGAGAAGATGTCGAAGGTGTTCTTCGACGAGCTGGAGATGCCGAGGCCCGATTTCTACCTTGGCGTGGGCGGCGGCTCGCACGCGTCGCAGACGGCCCGCATAATGATGGCCTTCGAGGAGGTGCTGGAGGCTGAGGGGCCCGGACTGGTAATTGTGCCGGGCGATGTGAACTCCACCCTCGCCTGCAGCCTGGTGGCGGTGAAGATGGGCATAAAGGTGGCCCATGTGGAGGCGGGACTTAGGAGTTTTGACCGGTCGATGCCGGAAGAGGTTAACAGGGTGCTTACCGACGTGGTTTCCGATTTCCTGTTTGTTACCGAAAAGAGCGGGATGGAGAACCTTTCGGCGGAAGGGATCGATCAGGCTAAGGTGTTCTTCACGGGCAACGTGATGATAGACAGCCTGGTGTTCTATATGCCGAAGATCGATGCCTCAGGGGCCGTGGGGGAATTCGGACTGGTGGCGGGCGATTATGTGCTGGTGACTTTTCACCGCCCCTCGAATGTCGATGAGGAGGGGTCGCTGAAGCGGCTGCTGGAGATGCTGGCGGGGATAGCGGAGCAGGGAGGCAAAAAGGTGCTCTTCCCGGTGCACCCGCGAACGCGGGGGAATATTTCCAGGTTCGGACTCGGGGGACTGGTGCCGGAGAGCGTGGTGATGGTTGATCCGCTGGGCTATATCGACTTCCTGGCCCTGGTCAAAAATGCGGCGCTGGTGGTAACCGACAGCGGCGGCATACAGGAGGAGACGACTTTCCTTGGGGTGCCATGTATTACAGTGCGAAATAATACCGAACGGCCGGTGACGGTGGAGGTGGGGACCAACTTTTTGGTGGGAACGGACTTTTCAAGGGTCGCCTCAACGGCCCTGGAGGTGCTGGATGGCGCCGCCAAAAAAGGTTCGGTGCCCGAGCTGTGGGACGGCCGCGCTGCCGAAAGAATTGTTGAAATACTGATGAGGGAGATGGGGTAAAAATGGCTCGGTTCCGGAGCTGTGGGACGGCCGTGCTGCCGACCGCATCGTTAAGGTGCTGATGAGGGAGATGGGGTAGAAAAAGACTCGGTGCCCGGGCTGCGGTACGGCCGCGCTGCCGAAAGAATTGTTGAGATCCTGCTGCGGATCTGAGATTTTACAAGGAGGGGAAAAGGGTTATCCGGACAGTTTAATAATTTTATCTTCGGGTGATAAAAATGATTTTTATGAGGGATTTATTAGTAAGTGACTTAAATGCTGCCGGGGAGGTGCAGCTTAAGTGAAATTTGTTTTGGAATTATTGTTATATTGAGTAAATTTACTCAATATATTGAGTAAATTGACGAAAGTGTTTTTAAGACCACATTATAAGTTTGTTAAGAAGAGGTTAATTGAGCCCAGACGGTTTATCCAGGTATTGATGGGGCCGAGACAGGTGGGGAAGACTACCCTTGCAGGGCAGTTGGTAAAAGACCTGGATGTTCCGTGGATTTTTGAATCTGCCGATGATGTTCCTGCCGGGAATGCTGAATGGCTCGGACAGGTATGGGAGGCGGCAAGGTTGAGGCTCCGTACCGGCACGGCCGGTGAGTTCTTGCTTGTTATCGATGAGATCCAAAAAGTTTCCAACTGGAGTGAGACAGTTAAAAAATACTGGGATGAGGATACCCGCCTGGGAAACCGGATAAAGTTACTGCTGCTTGGGTCTTCACGTCTGCTGCTTAAAAAAGGGCTTACTGAATCTCTTACCGGCCGGTTTGAGATTATTCAATTGTCACATTGGTCGTTGTCTGAAATGTCAGGCGCTTTTGGCTGGAATGCTGAAAAGTATGCATGGTTTGGCGGTTATCCCGGCAGTGCACCGCTTGTTGATGATGAACCCCGCTGGAAACGGTATATAAGAGACAGTATAATAGAGACAAGCGTTTCGAAGGATATCCTGATGCTGACGCGTGTTGATAAACCTGCATTGATGAAGATGCTTTTTGAACTTGGTTGCCTCTATTCCGGAAGGATATTGTCTTATACCAAAATTCTCGGGCAATTGCATGATGCAGGCAACACAACAACTTTGGCGCATTATCTCCGGTTGCTTGATACCGCGGGATTGCTCGGCGGGATAGAAAAATATGCATCGGGAACTATAAGGAAACGCTCATCAAGCCCTAAGTTCCAGGTGTACAATAACGCGCTTCTGAGTGCACAAAGAAATGAAATGTTTGGCGAGATTATACTTGATCCGGTGAAGTGGGGGCACTTAATTGAGTCGGTTGCCGGAGCCCATCTGATTAATAATTCTGCAGGCGGGGATTATTCTGTTTATTACTGGAGGGAAAGGGGTGAGGAGGTTGATTTTGTTCTTGAGAAACGTGGTAAGGTTGTTGCTGTTGAGGTAAAGAGCGGCCATTCCGGTTTCGCCAGAAGGGGGATGAATACTTTCTCCTCCAGGTTTAATCCTGACAGGGTCTACTTAATTGATAACAAAAGCTTATCGTGGCAGGAGTTTCTGGAAATTGACCCGGTTGAACTTTTTTGATTGGATGTAAATGAGATTGACAGGGATTTGATGCAATCAATTTTTCGATTATTTTCGCAGGGATTTAATTTATCGGGGTGATTAATTGGCTTCGCTGGTTTCAACCGTCCGGATGATTAGATTGGCTTAGCCCGGCTCACCCGCTGCGCGGGGTCGGCACACCGATCCTCCGGACCGGAAATAAATCATCTGTTTCATGGGGCTGCGCCCTGGAGATGTTAGCTTTATCAACTGCGCTCGCCGGACGCTGCCGGGGGTTCAAAATCTTAATTCAATGCCAAGAAGGGAAGACCTCAACAAGATCCTGATCATCGGCTCGGGACCAATCGTCATAGGCCAGGCCTGTGAATTCGACTATTCGGGAACCCAGGCCTGCAAGGCGCTGCGCTCGCTGGGATACAAGATAGTGCTGGTGAACTCCAACCCGGCAACGATAATGACCGATCCTGAGATGGCCGACCATACCTATATCGAGCCGCTGAACATGTACGCGCTGACCGAGATCATAAAGAAGGAGCGGCCCGATGCGCTGCTGCCCAACCTGGGGGGACAAACGGCGCTGAACCTCTCCCTCGAGCTGGCCAACAGCGGTGTTCTTGATGAGTATAATGTTGAGGTCATAGGGGTTAACCTGAAAGCGATAGAGAAGGGCGAGGACCGCACCGAGTTCAAGAACTCGATGGAGCGGCTGGGCATCGAGATGCCGCGGTCGACGGCTGTCAATACCCTGGCCGATGCCGAAAGGGTGGCCGCGGAACTGGGCTTCCCGCTGGTGATACGTCCTGCGTATACGATGGGGGGCACAGGTGGGGGACTGGTATATAATCTTGAGGAGCTGCGGACTGTGGCGTCTCGGGGACTTGATGCGAGCATGGTGAACCAGGTGCTGGTGGAGGAGTCGGTGCTGGGATGGGAGGAGCTGGAGCTTGAGGTGGTGAGGGACGCGAAGGGCCGGATGATAACGGTATGCTTTATCGAGAATGTAGATGCCATTGGGGTGCATACGGGCGATTCGTTCTGCACGGCGCCGATGCTTACCATATCGCAGGAGCTGCAGGAGAGACTGCAGGATTATGCATGGCGCATCGTTGAGGATGTGGGCGTTATTGGCGGCACCAACGTGCAGTTTGCTCATGACCCGGAAACGGGCCGTGTGGTAGTGATCGAGATAAATCCGCGAACGTCGCGCTCGTCGGCCCTGGCTTCGAAGGCCACGGGTTTTCCGATTGCGCTGATATCGGCGCTGCTGGCAGGGGGAATGACCCTCGACGAGATCCCCTACTGGAGGGGTGGCACGCTTGAAAAATACACTCCCCTGGATGGATACGTGGTGGTGAAGTTCGCGAAGTGGGCGTTCGAGAAGTTCGACGGGATGGAGGACAGGCTGGGGACCCAGATGCAGGCTGTGGGCGAGGTGATGAGCATCGGGAAGAACTACAAGGAGGCGCTGCAGAAAGCGATACGTTCTCTTGAGGTCGGGCGGTACGGACTGGGTTTCGCGAAGGATTTCAACAAAAAGGGGCTTGATGAGCTGATGGTGATGCTGAATGTCCCGTCGAGCGAGCGCCAGTTCATCATGTACGAGGCGCTGCGGAAAGGGGCAACGGTCGAAGAGCTGCACCGTAAAACCCACATCAAGCCGTGGTTCATAGAACAGATGAAGGAGCTGGTGGAGCTGGAGGAGGAGATTATCGGCTTCCGGGATACCGGAATTCCTGATGAGCTGCTGCTGCGGGCCAAGAAAGACGGGTTTGCCGATAAGTACCTGGCTCAGATCGTCGGTTTCCCCGAAAGGGAGATTCGCGAAAGACGCCTTGCCCTGGGCATGGGCCAGGCATGGGATTCAATTCCGGTGAGCGGCGCCGATGCTTCTTATTACTATTCGACCTATAACGGGCCCGACACTGTTGCGCCGGGCGGCGGCAAAAAGATCATGGTGCTGGGGGGCGGGCCTAACCGCATCGGACAGGGCATCGAGTTCGACTATTGCTGTGTTCATGCGGCTTTTGCCATCAGGGACGCTGGGTTTGAATCGATCATGGT
This Marinilabiliales bacterium DNA region includes the following protein-coding sequences:
- a CDS encoding DUF302 domain-containing protein, with amino-acid sequence MNTKVIIPALAGVAAGIILIILIMVSSGQSMMLKEKQVSHNFEDAVELIETTVRQKGWTIPAVHNMQATLANFGHDVEKMKIFEICHPDIAYQILSQDDERIVSSLLPCRLSVYEKSDGNVYVSWMNMRFVGRLMKGAIPGAFAEASSATDQIVNVLLQ
- a CDS encoding tetratricopeptide repeat protein, translated to MPKITCPRCTGETASQEVRCSNCGYHISPEELADIKKYNQLKVVGRVAFLALIGLSAIILFLTYMPDPALEERSVAERAMERREAEEAGQDAMAEETDPAALAEEAGPASVAEGHYDRGMELMGSRDYEAAAGEFSKVLEIDSLHTGALMQRAGARGNMNDFDGAVSDLDRLTAVDPDHFDAHLTRGYIFLLNEEYQGALDDFNIAVRLNPGNAEAWYLRGRVWTFLEDDEGAISDYNRALDLNPEYDEPWLYRGIGKFRLGDTEGACADWHRALELGHELAQRLIDDMCGE
- a CDS encoding UDP-N-acetylglucosamine 2-epimerase (non-hydrolyzing), which encodes MRKIISVVGARPNFIKIAPVHKAFQKSGAGVQHMICHTGQHFDEKMSKVFFDELEMPRPDFYLGVGGGSHASQTARIMMAFEEVLEAEGPGLVIVPGDVNSTLACSLVAVKMGIKVAHVEAGLRSFDRSMPEEVNRVLTDVVSDFLFVTEKSGMENLSAEGIDQAKVFFTGNVMIDSLVFYMPKIDASGAVGEFGLVAGDYVLVTFHRPSNVDEEGSLKRLLEMLAGIAEQGGKKVLFPVHPRTRGNISRFGLGGLVPESVVMVDPLGYIDFLALVKNAALVVTDSGGIQEETTFLGVPCITVRNNTERPVTVEVGTNFLVGTDFSRVASTALEVLDGAAKKGSVPELWDGRAAERIVEILMREMG
- a CDS encoding ATP-binding protein translates to MGPRQVGKTTLAGQLVKDLDVPWIFESADDVPAGNAEWLGQVWEAARLRLRTGTAGEFLLVIDEIQKVSNWSETVKKYWDEDTRLGNRIKLLLLGSSRLLLKKGLTESLTGRFEIIQLSHWSLSEMSGAFGWNAEKYAWFGGYPGSAPLVDDEPRWKRYIRDSIIETSVSKDILMLTRVDKPALMKMLFELGCLYSGRILSYTKILGQLHDAGNTTTLAHYLRLLDTAGLLGGIEKYASGTIRKRSSSPKFQVYNNALLSAQRNEMFGEIILDPVKWGHLIESVAGAHLINNSAGGDYSVYYWRERGEEVDFVLEKRGKVVAVEVKSGHSGFARRGMNTFSSRFNPDRVYLIDNKSLSWQEFLEIDPVELF
- a CDS encoding carbamoyl-phosphate synthase large subunit; protein product: MPRREDLNKILIIGSGPIVIGQACEFDYSGTQACKALRSLGYKIVLVNSNPATIMTDPEMADHTYIEPLNMYALTEIIKKERPDALLPNLGGQTALNLSLELANSGVLDEYNVEVIGVNLKAIEKGEDRTEFKNSMERLGIEMPRSTAVNTLADAERVAAELGFPLVIRPAYTMGGTGGGLVYNLEELRTVASRGLDASMVNQVLVEESVLGWEELELEVVRDAKGRMITVCFIENVDAIGVHTGDSFCTAPMLTISQELQERLQDYAWRIVEDVGVIGGTNVQFAHDPETGRVVVIEINPRTSRSSALASKATGFPIALISALLAGGMTLDEIPYWRGGTLEKYTPLDGYVVVKFAKWAFEKFDGMEDRLGTQMQAVGEVMSIGKNYKEALQKAIRSLEVGRYGLGFAKDFNKKGLDELMVMLNVPSSERQFIMYEALRKGATVEELHRKTHIKPWFIEQMKELVELEEEIIGFRDTGIPDELLLRAKKDGFADKYLAQIVGFPEREIRERRLALGMGQAWDSIPVSGADASYYYSTYNGPDTVAPGGGKKIMVLGGGPNRIGQGIEFDYCCVHAAFAIRDAGFESIMVNCNPETVSTDYDTSGRLYFEPLTVEDVLSIYEKEKVDGVIVQFGGQTPLNIARELEENGVRIIGTSPRTIDDAEDRDHFRKIMEKLDIPQPASGMASTLEEAVEIAGRIGYPLMVRPSYVLGGRGMKVILDEEMLRQYVTAAVDVTPDRPLLIDMFLEDAIEAEADAIADGTDAFVPAVMQHIEYAGIHSGDSACVIPPVIIPEEQIELIEEYTRRIAIEMNVVGLMNIQYAIYKDVVYILEANPRASRTVPLVSKICNIPMAKIATEIMLGKKLGDFNLRKNNIKHFGVKESVFPFNMFPGVDPVLGPEMRSTGEVLGMADSFGMAVFKSQEATKTPLPVSGTVLITIADRDKDKILKTARGFRELGFRIMATEGTCNFLHDNGIQALFINKLHENRPNILDAIVDGHIDLIVNTPAGRLSEYDDSYIRKSAIRHNIPYITTTAAAFAATEGIRERLNGRYKVKSLQEYHGEIEG